ACGTCGACCCCGACTGGTACGCGGAACGTCTCAAGGCCCTGACCGAGCCGATCGCCGACGAGTTCGGCGACCGGTTGCTGCACCTGACGTCGAGCTACACCCTGCTCGCCCCGGTGCGGTACCACGTGCACCGCCTGGTGCGGGAGCGCGCGGCACGGCTCGGCGTGTCGATCGACGTCGACGAACGGACCGCCGCCCTCGTCTACAGCCTGGCGCACGACCCGGTGCCCGCAGCGCTCTGACGCGCAGGAGACGCCCGTGATCCCGAAGCCGCCGTTTGCCAGCGACCTCACCCTGGAGCGGGAGCTGGCCGAGTTCGAAGCGCTCAAACCGCGCCTCGCCTCGGTGTGGGACGCGATGATCGGACGCGACGAGCACCACTGCACGTCGGTCGTCGTGCCCTCGCTGACGCTCGACCAGGACGAGTTGAGCAAGCTCGCCGGCGCGGCCTTCTACGAGGAGCGTCTGCTCTTCCTGTTGATTCGCCTGCGCAACCCACGGGCGCACCTCGTGTACGTGACGTCGCAGCCCGTGCACCCGCTCGTGCTCGAGTACTACCTGCACCTGCTCGCCGGCGTGCCCGCCAGCCACGCGCGGGCGCGGCTCACGATGCTCTGCTGCTACGATGGGTCTCCGCGGCCGCTCACCGAGAAGATCCTCGAGCGCCCGCGCCTGGTCCAGCGGATCCGCTACGCCATCCAGGACACCTCCCGCGCCTACCTGACCGTCTTCAACTCGACGCCCATCGAGCGCAAGCTCGCGGTGCTGTTGGGCATCCCGCTCAACGGGCTCGACCCGAACCTGTCGTACTTCGGCACGAAGTCGGGCAGCCGCCGCGTGTTCAGGGAGGCCGGCGTCGACCTGCCGATCGGGCACGAGGACCTGCACGATCGCGACGACATCGCGCGGGCGCTCGTCGACATCCGCCACCAGCGGCCCGGCGTGCGCAAGGCGGTGATCAAGCTGAACGAGAGCTTCTCCGGCGAGGGCAACGCCCTCTTCACCTACCCGAAGGATCCCGGGCCGTCGGCCGTCCTCGATTCGCTCGACGGCGTCGAGTTCGCGGTCGATTCCGAGTCGCCCGATCGGTACTACGAGAAGTTCCGGCGCATGGGGGGCATCGTCGAGGAGTTCGTCGACGCGGCCGAGAAGACCTCGCCCTCGTCACAGTACCGGACCACGCCGCGCGGCGAGGTC
The Acidobacteriota bacterium DNA segment above includes these coding regions:
- a CDS encoding carboxylate-amine ligase, with the translated sequence MIGRDEHHCTSVVVPSLTLDQDELSKLAGAAFYEERLLFLLIRLRNPRAHLVYVTSQPVHPLVLEYYLHLLAGVPASHARARLTMLCCYDGSPRPLTEKILERPRLVQRIRYAIQDTSRAYLTVFNSTPIERKLAVLLGIPLNGLDPNLSYFGTKSGSRRVFREAGVDLPIGHEDLHDRDDIARALVDIRHQRPGVRKAVIKLNESFSGEGNALFTYPKDPGPSAVLDSLDGVEFAVDSESPDRYYEKFRRMGGIVEEFVDAAEKTSPSSQYRTTPRGEVELISTHDQILGGESGQIYLGCSFPAHGDYRRKIQDAGTAIGLVLVGYGVVSRYGVDFLAWRNSPHEDWRVTALEINLRVVGTTHPFLALKLLTGGEVDTGSGDFLALSGRPKYYRATDNLRSSRYRGLLPEDLFDIVTMNGLHYSHRTESGVLFHMVGAVSEFGKLGMTVIASTPEEVDELYRRALDVLDAETTYGHAR